One stretch of Zootoca vivipara chromosome 8, rZooViv1.1, whole genome shotgun sequence DNA includes these proteins:
- the AARD gene encoding alanine and arginine-rich domain-containing protein produces MEPIRVGAEQAPCEEAFCSSLLDDIKQRLLHAFRGPGGDAAPQQLLMLSRPAAPCKGRGVEVAREEARRAHVEGAIAWLRVELLEMKSQNHKLAKTLLDLSMEIQRLRNEADMPTALESKAPSFAASSE; encoded by the exons ATGGAGCCCATCAGGGTGGGCGCCGAGCAGGCTCCCTGCGAGGAAGCTTTTTGCAGCTCGCTGCTGGACGACATCAAGCAGAGGCTGCTGCACGCCTTCCGGGGACCGGGGGGAGACGCCGCGCCCCAGCAGCTGCTGATGCTGTCCAGGCCCGCGGCGCCTTGCAAAGGCAGAGGGGTCGAGGTGGCCCGGGAGGAAGCGCGCAGGGCGCACGTCGAGGGCGCCATTGCCTGGCTCCGTGTGGAATTG TTGGAGATGAAGTCGCAGAACCACAAGCTTGCCAAAACCTTGCTGGATTTAAGCATGGAAATACAGAGGTTGAGAAACGAAGCTGACATGCCAACTGCTCTAGAATCAAAGGCCCCGAGCTTTGCTGCAAGCTCAGAATAA